ATTTAAACTCTGAAAGCAAATGCTCGCAGCTCTTTTTGGTCAGGTCTTTGTCATAGTATCCCGTAGGCGCATTGAGATTTCGAATTAGTCTGTCTGCTTCTATCGGTGGCTCGCCCAGTCCGCATTCCATTCCTCCTGACTCATATGCGTCTAATTGAAATAATGCATCAGACAATTTTGATCGCTTGATGCCATAGAACTTTCGAGCGTTGACGAGCCTCATCCACACACTGATGCCACCGACCAACATTGGCCCGCCGATTATTATAAACATAAACAGCATCATGTCCACGGGAGTTGATTGGTTCCCCAAGGTGATGAACCCGAGATAGATCCCACCTGTTGCTACCAGCACAGCACCAACAACCGCCATCCACAAGGAATAGTGGTTATCCTCCTCATAAGGCCCATTTACATCCTCATCTCTCACTCTTCTGACAAACGACCTAAATTCTTCAGGCACATCCTGTTCCAGTTTATCAAAGTCGACCGTTGATTGTTAGTTGGACAAACTTGGACATGCCGTCCCGTCTGTCCGCCCAGCAACGGCACTGGGCACATAGATGATATTCCTTGCGGCGTTCACATCTGCATGGAGTTCCGCCTCACAGTGCGGACAGTAGAAGTACTCGCCGCTCCTCTCTTGCCCCCGGCCACTCGATCCTGTAGCCTCGCTCTCCGCACGCACTACAGGTCTGCGAGGTCCACTTGGGGTTCACACTCCACACCCCGCCGTAGCGGTGACCCAGCTGCTGCCTCATGTACACTATGGTCTCCCAGATCTTCGACCACAGGTTCGTACTCAGCGCCCACGATAGACCCCGGCGTCCGGCAGGGGGCGTGTAGTTCTTCAGGCTCTCGAAGACCAGCGTCCGCACCTCGTGTTCCTCACACCACCACACCGCTCGTGAGGCCACCTGTCGTGCGATCTCTCTGTCCAGCCTTCGTATCTTTCTCCAGACCGCCGCCAGATGCCTCATCTTCTTCAGAAGAGGCCCGGGATACTGCTGTGTGTTCTTGCGCGTCTCTCTCGTCTTCTCTGTCTCTGTCTTTGACTCCCAGTTCCTCTTTTTTCGTGCCACCTCTCCGCTCAGCCATCGGGTCTCCTGCCGGAGCGTTTCACGCTTCACCAGTAGTTTCGTCATCTCGATCATCTCATCGACATAGCCACCCCCTCTATTTTGTTCTCGGTTCTCTCCTTACTCAACGAAAATACCTTCTTTCCTATTTTCCCCATAAGCTATCAAAAGTACACTTTGACCATAGAACCTCTGTATAAATATTGTTTCACAGAAAGTGGTTCCTGATCGTAGATTCTTAGGTGCCCTCGCTCGCCTCGAATTACTTCGAACTGATTGCGTCTTCGTATCAGAGTTTATATGACCGTGCAGAATTTCCAGTTCAAATCGCTTAGAATGATACAATGCGTTTTGAGAGGAAACGATCATCATGGCCTACGCGTATCGAGTAGTCTGTCCACGAGACTGCTATGACAATTGCGTTCTGAACGTCCTAGTCGATACAGATGGAACAATAAGTTCGGTGAGAGGGGATCCCTCCCATATTGCCACTCAAGGTCTCACCTGTCCACGGGCTCTCAAGGACATGGAGCGCGTCAATACGAACCGCGTTCTCTTCCCGCATATTTGCAGGGGATCAAAGCCCTGTGAGTCGTTTGAGAGAGTATCTTGGCAGTATGCGCTCGATACTGTCGCCGACCGCCTTTCCACTACGTTGCAACAAGATGGCCCAGAGTCGGTACTTCTCATAGACTACGCTGGCAACACGGGACTTCTCTCTTTTGTCTATTCTCACCGTCTGTGGAACGCTCTCGGAGTAACTCGGACCGACTACAGTCTATGTTCGATCTCGGGTCATGCGGCTCTCTCCCTTCATTATGGAAAGTCCTACGGTGTACAGCCCGAAGACCTTCTGAAGATGCGACTGATCATCTATTGGGGCTTTAATGGTGCTGTCAGCTCGCCACACATGTGGAAGCTGTCCAAGATGGCTAGGGATAGAAATGATGCACCTATCGTGGTCGTTGATCCGCGGAAGAGTAGGAGTGCAGAACAGGCGGACATCTGGATTCAGCCTCGTCCGGGAACAGATGTGGCTCTGGCCTACGGTGTCGCCAGATATCTCATTGTGAACGAGCTCATTGACGGGGCATTCATCAAAGAGTGGACTGTTGGTTTTGATGCCTTTAGAGAGGAGGCCATGACGTGGGAGCCTAAGAGAGTGACGGCGATTTCTGGAGTAAAGGAAGCGGATATCGAAACACTTGCAACGATGTACAGTCAACTGAAGCCCAGTGCTACAATGATAGGTGTGGGCTTTCAAAAGAGCATCCAGGGGGCAGAGTCCGTCAGGGCCGTGTCTTTGCTTCCTGCACTGGTGGGACTGCATCGAGGCTTCTTCTACAGTAACACGAGTGCATTCTCCGTGAATATGTCTTACTTGAGCGGTGCATCTTTCTCGGAGCGCAGGCCCAAGAAGATTAGTCAGGTGGCGCTTGCGGAATCTGTGGAGCGAGGTGATTTCCGATTCGTGTTTATCTACAACATGAATCCGGTCATGTCGATTCCCGGGCAAGAGGCATTGCGTAAAGGTCTGGCACGGGATGATGTGTATGTGGTAGTTCACGAGACCCATTGGACCGAGACCACATCATTTGCGGATATGGTTCTCCCGGCAAGTACCTACTTCGAGAAAGATGATGTGGTCATTCCTTGGGCGCATCGTGATGTCATGATCTCACGAGGGGTCATTCCCCCGCAAGGCGAGAGCAAGAGTGAGGTATGGCTGATGCACGAGTTAGCCCGGAGATTGGGTCGTCATGAGCCATGGCTCTACGAACCTCCTCTGGATGCACTGAAGGTAACCATTGAAACCGCTCTTGAGACTGGTACCTTTGCTGATCTACTCAATGGGGCTATGTTACGACTCAGGTGTCGGACTCTGTCCGAGTACCAGACGCCAAGTGGTAAGATTGAGTTGAGTATAACCAAGGCTGAGGAGAGAGGTCTCACACCCGTTCCGCAACAGATCACACTAGCAGTCCCTGATGACCGGTTCATTCTATTGAGCAGTTCTCTGCCAAAGTACAGTCACACACAATTTCAGGAGGTCTATGGTACCATTCCCTCTGTTATCTACCTCAATCCACGCGATGCACAACGTTTCCACATACAGAACGGTGATCGAGTCAGTGTTTCCAATTCTGGTGGTAAGATTCATCTGAAGTCCATCGTTTCTGACACTGTGCCTGAGGGAGTTCTCTGGACTCCAAGTCTTGGCGCCGGATTGA
This Candidatus Thorarchaeota archaeon DNA region includes the following protein-coding sequences:
- a CDS encoding transposase, with product MRAESEATGSSGRGQERSGEYFYCPHCEAELHADVNAARNIIYVPSAVAGRTDGTACPSLSN
- a CDS encoding transposase encodes the protein MTKLLVKRETLRQETRWLSGEVARKKRNWESKTETEKTRETRKNTQQYPGPLLKKMRHLAAVWRKIRRLDREIARQVASRAVWWCEEHEVRTLVFESLKNYTPPAGRRGLSWALSTNLWSKIWETIVYMRQQLGHRYGGVWSVNPKWTSQTCSACGERGYRIEWPGAREERRVLLLSAL
- a CDS encoding molybdopterin-dependent oxidoreductase: MAYAYRVVCPRDCYDNCVLNVLVDTDGTISSVRGDPSHIATQGLTCPRALKDMERVNTNRVLFPHICRGSKPCESFERVSWQYALDTVADRLSTTLQQDGPESVLLIDYAGNTGLLSFVYSHRLWNALGVTRTDYSLCSISGHAALSLHYGKSYGVQPEDLLKMRLIIYWGFNGAVSSPHMWKLSKMARDRNDAPIVVVDPRKSRSAEQADIWIQPRPGTDVALAYGVARYLIVNELIDGAFIKEWTVGFDAFREEAMTWEPKRVTAISGVKEADIETLATMYSQLKPSATMIGVGFQKSIQGAESVRAVSLLPALVGLHRGFFYSNTSAFSVNMSYLSGASFSERRPKKISQVALAESVERGDFRFVFIYNMNPVMSIPGQEALRKGLARDDVYVVVHETHWTETTSFADMVLPASTYFEKDDVVIPWAHRDVMISRGVIPPQGESKSEVWLMHELARRLGRHEPWLYEPPLDALKVTIETALETGTFADLLNGAMLRLRCRTLSEYQTPSGKIELSITKAEERGLTPVPQQITLAVPDDRFILLSSSLPKYSHTQFQEVYGTIPSVIYLNPRDAQRFHIQNGDRVSVSNSGGKIHLKSIVSDTVPEGVLWTPSLGAGLNAVPLNALTSAATQSLGGGSTFNSTIVSLAKA